From the genome of Bordetella sp. H567, one region includes:
- a CDS encoding response regulator transcription factor → MNERAPIVLVVDDDDAVRQALARLVRSAGYRVQAYRSASEFLQCPPLADCPACLILDVRMPELNGLDLQGRLNAAGASLPIIFITGHGDIAMTVRAMKAGATDFLTKPFEDADLLRAVDTALRNASQALEKRIEIESIRGRLARLTPREREVLVLLVEGRLNKQAAYELGVAEKTIKVHRARVMEKMEAHSLVELARAADKAGMPPLPRQAVAG, encoded by the coding sequence GTGAACGAGCGGGCCCCCATCGTCCTGGTGGTTGATGATGACGATGCGGTCCGTCAGGCGCTGGCGCGTCTGGTCCGCTCGGCGGGCTACCGCGTCCAGGCGTATCGATCGGCATCCGAGTTCCTGCAATGCCCGCCCCTGGCGGACTGTCCCGCGTGCCTGATACTGGATGTACGCATGCCCGAGCTCAACGGGCTGGACCTGCAAGGCAGGCTGAACGCGGCGGGCGCGTCCCTGCCCATTATTTTCATTACGGGACATGGCGACATCGCGATGACGGTCCGCGCGATGAAGGCCGGCGCGACGGATTTCCTGACGAAGCCCTTTGAAGACGCCGATCTACTCCGAGCGGTGGATACCGCGTTGCGGAACGCTTCCCAAGCGCTCGAGAAGCGTATCGAAATCGAGTCGATTCGAGGCCGTTTGGCCCGCCTTACACCGCGCGAGCGCGAGGTGCTGGTGCTGCTGGTCGAAGGCCGGCTGAACAAGCAGGCGGCTTACGAATTGGGCGTCGCGGAAAAGACCATAAAAGTCCACCGCGCCAGAGTGATGGAAAAGATGGAAGCACACTCGCTCGTGGAACTCGCGCGGGCCGCCGATAAGGCTGGCATGCCCCCCTTGCCCCGGCAGGCCGTGGCGGGCTGA
- a CDS encoding PqiC family protein, with product MRAFLWVAILAVSMSGCANSPQAKFYTLNVRSQPDAARQERVSTTAPVRIAIASVTVPDLIDRPQIVARIDATQVGINEFERWAEPLKGQIAQVIAADLAQLVPGALVSSDPSWGEDMSTIRVSVDVQSFESVPGGNASIAVLWAVRPPQEGEIVRGRSTVQESTGGQGYDALVDAHSRALAAVSSDIARAIGAMPRAQQR from the coding sequence ATGCGCGCTTTCCTATGGGTCGCCATCCTGGCCGTATCGATGAGCGGATGCGCGAACTCGCCCCAGGCCAAGTTCTACACCTTGAACGTACGGTCGCAACCCGATGCGGCGCGGCAGGAACGCGTCTCGACGACCGCCCCCGTCAGAATCGCGATCGCGTCGGTGACGGTGCCCGACCTGATCGACCGGCCGCAGATCGTGGCAAGGATAGACGCCACCCAGGTGGGGATCAACGAGTTCGAACGCTGGGCCGAGCCCCTGAAGGGCCAGATCGCCCAGGTGATCGCCGCGGATCTGGCGCAGTTGGTTCCGGGTGCGCTGGTGTCGAGCGACCCCTCGTGGGGCGAGGATATGTCCACTATCCGCGTATCCGTCGATGTGCAAAGCTTCGAGTCCGTGCCCGGCGGGAATGCCAGCATCGCGGTCCTCTGGGCGGTGCGTCCGCCGCAAGAGGGCGAGATAGTGAGGGGGCGCTCCACCGTGCAGGAATCGACCGGCGGGCAGGGCTATGACGCGCTGGTCGATGCGCACAGCCGTGCGCTGGCGGCCGTCAGTTCGGACATCGCCCGGGCGATCGGGGCGATGCCGCGCGCGCAACAGCGGTGA
- a CDS encoding paraquat-inducible protein A: protein MMSGGAMDRVGLIACHECDLLQRETVLQSGGIARCRRCGAELYRNRPDSMNRALACALAAIALFALANTFPILGLKVGGDLVQSTLFGAVRILYRDGMWPLAGLVFVTAMLMPLMEIAAILYLLLPLRLYRAPLRPDLAFRVLLLARPWGMTEVLILGILVALVKLVHIASVVPGVALWAFGGAMLMVAATAAAFDPRDAWARIGAARRRAGRHDIEESVSPSTSASMPASSSLSPSTSTSMSITRAPSPSASPSMPTAASYGLFACHDCGLLSRPAAHAHEGYCPRCGAHLHFRKPHSLSRSWAFVLAAIVLYIPANVLPVMDTSSLFGAQADTIMSGVVYLWTSGSWPLAVVVFIASVAVPLLKIFALVFLVTMVQRGSAWMPVRRTRIYRLVELVGRWSMLDIYVITLLVALVQFSALATIKAGPAAIAFGAVVVLTMLAARSFDPRLIWDAAGKHHG from the coding sequence ATGATGTCGGGGGGCGCAATGGATCGCGTAGGCCTTATCGCTTGCCACGAGTGCGATCTGCTGCAGCGCGAGACGGTGCTGCAGAGTGGCGGTATTGCGCGATGCCGCCGCTGTGGTGCAGAGCTGTATCGCAACCGGCCCGATAGTATGAATCGGGCGCTCGCCTGCGCGCTCGCGGCGATAGCGCTGTTCGCCCTGGCCAACACCTTCCCCATCCTGGGTCTGAAGGTCGGCGGAGACCTCGTGCAGAGCACGCTGTTCGGCGCGGTGCGTATCCTTTACCGCGACGGCATGTGGCCGTTGGCGGGTCTTGTGTTCGTCACGGCCATGTTGATGCCGTTGATGGAGATCGCGGCGATCCTGTATCTGTTGTTGCCGCTGCGGCTGTACCGCGCGCCGCTGCGGCCAGATCTGGCTTTCCGTGTCTTGCTTCTTGCGCGGCCGTGGGGCATGACCGAGGTCCTGATCCTCGGCATACTGGTCGCGCTCGTGAAGCTGGTGCATATCGCCAGTGTAGTGCCCGGCGTCGCCCTGTGGGCCTTCGGCGGTGCGATGCTCATGGTGGCCGCGACCGCCGCCGCGTTCGATCCTCGGGATGCCTGGGCGCGCATCGGCGCCGCGCGAAGGCGAGCGGGCCGGCATGACATCGAAGAAAGTGTCTCCCCGTCGACATCGGCATCGATGCCCGCGTCCTCATCCCTATCGCCATCGACATCGACATCGATGTCTATCACGCGAGCGCCGTCGCCATCGGCCTCGCCCTCCATGCCCACCGCCGCCAGCTATGGCCTGTTCGCCTGCCATGATTGTGGGCTGCTTTCCAGGCCGGCGGCCCACGCCCACGAAGGATATTGCCCACGTTGCGGTGCGCATCTGCACTTTCGCAAACCCCATAGCCTGTCGCGGAGCTGGGCTTTCGTCCTTGCCGCGATAGTCCTGTATATCCCGGCCAACGTGCTGCCGGTAATGGATACGAGCTCGCTCTTCGGCGCGCAGGCCGATACCATCATGAGCGGTGTGGTCTACCTCTGGACGTCGGGTTCGTGGCCGCTCGCGGTGGTGGTTTTCATCGCAAGCGTGGCGGTGCCGCTGCTCAAGATCTTCGCACTGGTATTCCTGGTCACGATGGTGCAAAGAGGTTCGGCCTGGATGCCCGTGCGGCGCACGCGCATCTATCGGCTGGTGGAACTCGTCGGGCGCTGGTCCATGCTCGATATCTACGTGATTACCTTGCTGGTGGCCCTGGTGCAGTTCAGCGCGCTCGCCACCATAAAGGCCGGTCCGGCGGCGATCGCGTTCGGGGCGGTGGTGGTGTTGACCATGCTCGCCGCGAGGTCGTTCGACCCGCGCCTGATCTGGGATGCCGCGGGGAAGCATCATGGTTGA
- a CDS encoding PqiB family protein: MVEPPERRDEADPAAFPEAVARPRSRWGAQLVWLVPIVAVLIGGWIAVKEVMNKGPTITIRFATGDGLEAGKTKIKFKNVDIGVVNNVDLAPDYKNVIATAELAKSATNLLVDDTRFWVVSPRISGGTVSGLGTLLSGSFIGMDVGSQTQKRRDFVGLETPPVIASGVPGREFVLKSETMGSLDVGAPVYFRRLQVGQVKSYVLDPGGTGVTFRVFINAPYDQYVKDDTRFWQASGIDVSLDSSGIKVNTESLVSILSGGLAFQSPPGSAETEPAEADSEFQVFSDRTEAMRRHDRLVDTYVFNFKESVRGLMVGAPIDFRGIVIGEVTAIYTRYDAAKREFSIPVEVHIFPERFTSRYESGAKGGRLGEDPHKMAQWLVSNGLRGQLRTGNLLTGQLYIAMDFFPDAPKATMEWDKNPPELPTVPGGLQSLQDSISSLVDKLNKVPFEGIGKDLRRTLQDASVLLKTLGSSVAPEARAALVAARTSLESANRTLQPVSAVAQSTADTMRELSRTAAAFRALADYLERHPEALLRGKPEYRQ; the protein is encoded by the coding sequence ATGGTTGAACCGCCCGAACGGCGCGACGAGGCCGATCCCGCCGCTTTTCCGGAAGCGGTTGCCAGACCGCGCTCGCGCTGGGGGGCGCAGCTCGTATGGCTGGTACCCATCGTCGCGGTGTTGATCGGCGGCTGGATCGCGGTGAAGGAGGTCATGAACAAGGGCCCTACGATCACCATACGTTTCGCGACCGGCGATGGCCTGGAGGCAGGCAAGACCAAGATCAAGTTCAAGAACGTCGACATCGGGGTGGTCAACAACGTCGACCTGGCGCCCGACTACAAGAACGTGATCGCCACGGCGGAACTTGCCAAAAGCGCGACGAACCTGTTGGTGGACGATACGCGCTTCTGGGTCGTCAGTCCCCGCATTTCAGGCGGCACGGTCTCCGGGTTGGGCACGCTGCTCTCAGGCTCGTTCATCGGCATGGATGTCGGGTCCCAGACGCAGAAGCGGCGCGACTTCGTCGGATTGGAGACGCCGCCGGTGATCGCGAGTGGCGTGCCGGGGCGTGAGTTCGTGTTGAAGAGCGAGACGATGGGATCGCTCGACGTCGGCGCGCCCGTGTACTTTCGTCGCCTGCAGGTAGGACAAGTGAAATCCTACGTGCTCGATCCCGGTGGCACCGGTGTCACCTTTCGCGTATTCATCAACGCGCCCTATGACCAGTACGTGAAGGACGATACGCGCTTCTGGCAGGCAAGCGGAATCGATGTGTCCCTCGATTCGAGCGGGATAAAGGTCAACACGGAGTCGCTGGTGTCCATTTTGTCGGGAGGGCTCGCGTTCCAGAGCCCGCCCGGCTCGGCCGAGACAGAGCCGGCCGAGGCGGACAGCGAATTCCAGGTCTTCAGCGACCGTACAGAGGCGATGAGGCGCCACGACCGCCTTGTCGATACCTACGTGTTCAATTTCAAGGAGTCGGTGCGAGGCTTGATGGTGGGCGCACCGATCGACTTCCGCGGCATCGTGATCGGCGAGGTAACGGCGATCTATACGCGCTACGACGCGGCGAAGAGGGAATTCAGCATCCCTGTCGAGGTACACATCTTCCCCGAGCGCTTCACGTCGCGCTACGAGTCCGGGGCCAAGGGCGGAAGGCTGGGCGAAGACCCGCACAAGATGGCGCAGTGGCTGGTGTCCAACGGTCTGCGCGGCCAACTGAGAACCGGAAACCTGCTGACCGGCCAGCTTTACATCGCGATGGATTTCTTTCCGGATGCGCCAAAAGCGACGATGGAGTGGGACAAGAACCCGCCCGAACTGCCCACCGTGCCTGGCGGACTGCAATCGCTGCAAGACTCCATCAGCAGTCTCGTCGACAAGCTCAATAAAGTGCCATTCGAGGGAATCGGCAAGGATCTTCGCCGAACCCTGCAGGATGCGAGCGTGCTATTGAAAACCCTGGGCAGCAGTGTGGCGCCCGAGGCAAGGGCTGCGCTCGTGGCGGCGCGTACCTCGCTGGAGTCGGCCAACAGGACGCTGCAACCGGTGTCCGCGGTCGCGCAGAGTACGGCCGACACGATGCGCGAACTGTCGAGAACGGCGGCGGCCTTCCGCGCGCTTGCCGACTATCTCGAACGCCATCCCGAGGCGCTGCTTCGCGGCAAACCGGAGTACAGACAGTGA
- a CDS encoding response regulator transcription factor: MSKATPVVAVVDDDESVNRAIKRLLRSAGMAADTFGSGDDFLDMFHSTPSYRPACVVLDLQMPGLNGLGVQKRLAGSGIPVIFITAHDEPGVREQALAAGAVAYLRKPFNDEVLIDAVSKAMDPTPDA, translated from the coding sequence ATGAGCAAAGCAACGCCGGTCGTCGCGGTCGTGGACGACGACGAATCGGTGAATCGGGCCATCAAGCGCCTGCTGCGTTCGGCCGGGATGGCCGCGGACACGTTCGGATCAGGCGACGATTTCCTGGACATGTTCCATTCGACGCCCTCGTACCGTCCGGCCTGCGTCGTGCTCGACCTGCAGATGCCTGGCCTGAATGGACTCGGGGTGCAGAAGCGGCTGGCGGGCAGCGGCATTCCGGTGATATTCATCACCGCACATGACGAGCCGGGCGTTCGCGAGCAGGCGCTGGCGGCCGGCGCCGTCGCCTATCTGCGCAAGCCCTTCAATGATGAGGTGCTTATCGATGCCGTCAGCAAGGCCATGGATCCGACGCCCGATGCGTAA
- a CDS encoding LysR family transcriptional regulator → MKELISGPGGADRLTLIDTFVRIVNAGSLSAAAEQLGATQPTVSRRLQALERTVGVRLIQRSTHGMQLTEEGRRCYDRAEELIASWQAFDSEVRGAGQQPVGTLRVIVPHAFGQQQFVGPLATYLQRYPGMRVEWLLQDRMPDFVSDGVDCAIRVGEVQDESVVAIKLGNVPRIIVAAPGLLEHGHVPAHPADLARLPWLALRSFYRDDIAFSNIATGESVRVPIQPRVSTDSLYALRSAALLGLGVGVASTWVFEEDLKAGRLRQLAPQWQASAPPLYLVYPASRLQPQRLRCFIDTMRAELAARFGTSPAPFPATPAGVPSGIAR, encoded by the coding sequence ATGAAAGAACTGATTTCCGGCCCAGGCGGCGCCGACCGCCTCACCCTGATCGACACCTTCGTCCGCATCGTCAACGCCGGCAGCCTGAGCGCGGCCGCGGAGCAACTGGGCGCCACCCAGCCCACGGTCAGCCGAAGGCTGCAGGCGCTGGAGCGGACGGTGGGCGTGCGGCTGATCCAGCGTTCCACCCATGGGATGCAATTGACGGAAGAGGGCCGCCGTTGCTACGACCGGGCCGAGGAGTTGATCGCTTCCTGGCAGGCATTCGATAGCGAGGTGCGCGGGGCAGGCCAGCAGCCGGTCGGGACGCTGCGCGTGATCGTGCCGCATGCCTTCGGGCAACAACAGTTCGTCGGTCCCTTGGCCACGTATCTGCAACGCTATCCCGGGATGCGGGTGGAGTGGCTGCTGCAGGACCGCATGCCGGATTTCGTGTCCGACGGCGTGGATTGCGCGATCCGCGTCGGCGAAGTGCAGGACGAGTCGGTGGTCGCCATCAAGCTGGGCAATGTGCCGCGCATCATCGTCGCGGCCCCCGGGCTGCTGGAGCATGGGCACGTGCCGGCGCACCCCGCCGACCTGGCGCGGCTGCCCTGGCTGGCCCTGCGCAGTTTCTATCGCGACGATATCGCCTTCAGCAATATCGCGACGGGCGAATCGGTGCGGGTGCCGATCCAGCCTCGCGTGTCCACCGATAGCCTGTATGCGCTGCGTTCGGCTGCACTATTGGGCCTGGGGGTGGGCGTCGCGTCCACATGGGTCTTTGAAGAAGACCTCAAGGCAGGCCGGCTACGGCAACTGGCGCCGCAGTGGCAGGCCAGCGCGCCGCCGCTCTACCTGGTCTATCCCGCCAGCCGCTTGCAGCCGCAGCGCCTGCGCTGCTTCATCGATACGATGCGCGCGGAGCTTGCGGCGCGGTTCGGGACGTCGCCCGCTCCGTTTCCCGCGACGCCCGCGGGTGTCCCCTCGGGCATTGCCCGATAG
- a CDS encoding two-component system sensor histidine kinase NtrB — MVLVDDAVVAAGLVALLTMLRYFRPGNFRRIASFPWGHRGHAQVRTDTPGVSRAPPPHQHDRQFGGMLELLPFAVLVTDEDGRIVQANAATAALFGYTPEELLNVHADVLIPPWQPHCDRGHPDDTSSARPVRAVYGACDRLARRKDGTDFLAEVTTHPISSDGGAETLTVVIDRTDRYELLRHRQELAHLTRVSTLGELAGSLAHELNQPLTAILSNAQAAQRFMAAQPSNLEEVREILKDLVKDNHRASEVLRKIRLLVKKGEPEVVVLSMESVIADVALLVHSDAIGRGIRMYLDISPELPPAYGDRVQLEQVLLNLLLNAFEALASRAPHDRVVMIEAAPDSARMIRVVVRDRGPGLAGDQIHKLFMPYFTSKREGLGLGLSISRSIVEMHGGRIWAENNDDQGAAFCFTLPVGVAADPTHSGPPS, encoded by the coding sequence ATGGTCCTGGTTGACGATGCCGTTGTGGCTGCTGGGTTGGTCGCGCTCCTGACCATGCTCAGGTATTTCCGGCCTGGAAACTTCCGTCGAATCGCCTCGTTCCCATGGGGGCACCGCGGACACGCACAAGTGCGGACGGACACGCCCGGCGTATCCCGTGCGCCGCCGCCGCACCAACACGACAGGCAATTTGGCGGGATGCTGGAGCTCCTGCCGTTTGCGGTCCTTGTGACTGATGAGGATGGCCGGATCGTGCAGGCCAACGCGGCGACGGCCGCCTTGTTCGGCTATACGCCCGAAGAACTACTGAACGTCCACGCTGATGTGCTCATCCCCCCGTGGCAGCCGCACTGCGATAGGGGGCACCCGGACGACACCTCTTCGGCACGGCCGGTTCGGGCGGTATACGGGGCATGTGACCGGCTCGCGCGGCGCAAGGACGGCACGGATTTTCTGGCGGAAGTCACCACACATCCCATCTCGTCCGACGGGGGCGCCGAGACCTTGACGGTAGTCATCGACCGGACGGACCGCTATGAACTATTGCGCCATCGGCAAGAACTTGCCCATCTGACGCGCGTCTCCACACTGGGGGAACTGGCTGGCTCCCTCGCACACGAGTTGAATCAGCCCCTCACCGCCATATTGAGCAACGCCCAGGCGGCCCAGCGCTTCATGGCGGCGCAGCCGAGCAACCTGGAAGAAGTGCGGGAAATATTGAAGGACCTCGTCAAGGATAACCATCGCGCCAGCGAAGTTCTTCGCAAGATCCGCCTCCTCGTCAAAAAGGGCGAGCCAGAAGTTGTAGTCCTGAGTATGGAAAGCGTCATCGCCGATGTCGCACTGTTGGTACATAGCGATGCGATCGGCCGCGGAATCCGGATGTACCTGGACATTTCCCCGGAACTGCCGCCGGCATATGGCGACAGGGTACAGCTGGAGCAGGTCCTGCTGAACTTGCTGCTTAATGCATTCGAAGCGTTGGCGTCCCGCGCCCCGCACGACCGTGTGGTCATGATCGAAGCCGCACCCGATAGCGCACGGATGATCCGCGTCGTCGTGCGCGACCGCGGTCCGGGCCTCGCCGGGGACCAGATCCACAAGCTTTTCATGCCGTACTTCACCTCCAAGCGTGAAGGGCTTGGCCTTGGGCTCTCCATCAGCCGATCGATCGTGGAAATGCACGGCGGTCGCATCTGGGCGGAAAACAATGACGATCAAGGCGCCGCCTTCTGTTTCACCCTGCCCGTGGGCGTCGCGGCGGATCCCACACATTCCGGGCCACCGTCGTGA
- a CDS encoding YSC84-related protein — MMKYLRLALAIPLLLATMACSTNPTVANGGDPKLEAEARQALQQLFDSTPKAKDLQYQAKAVLVFPSIIKAGLIVGAEGGKGVMFAPDGRVLGYYRARAVSYGLQAGGQSFSQAMFLMTDAAITELTSGTGMSVGMGPSVVVVDEGMAKSMTTTTLKSDVYAFIFGQEGLMAGLGLQGQRIVKFDD, encoded by the coding sequence ATGATGAAGTATCTTCGGCTTGCCCTCGCTATCCCGTTGTTGCTGGCCACGATGGCGTGTTCCACGAATCCCACCGTTGCGAACGGCGGAGACCCGAAGTTGGAAGCCGAGGCGCGCCAGGCCTTGCAGCAGCTATTCGACAGTACGCCGAAGGCGAAGGATCTCCAATACCAGGCGAAAGCTGTCCTCGTCTTCCCCAGCATCATCAAGGCCGGCCTGATCGTGGGCGCCGAAGGCGGAAAAGGCGTGATGTTCGCCCCGGACGGTCGCGTCCTGGGCTACTACAGGGCTCGCGCCGTTTCGTATGGACTGCAGGCGGGCGGGCAGAGCTTCTCGCAGGCGATGTTCCTGATGACCGATGCGGCGATCACCGAACTTACGAGCGGAACCGGAATGTCGGTCGGGATGGGTCCGAGCGTCGTGGTGGTGGACGAAGGAATGGCCAAGTCGATGACAACGACGACATTGAAATCGGATGTCTACGCGTTCATCTTCGGGCAGGAGGGCTTGATGGCCGGCCTGGGCCTGCAAGGCCAAAGGATAGTCAAGTTTGACGACTGA
- a CDS encoding MFS transporter: MSTIRETHDNPSTPAPLSTPLLLLLAIAAGLSVASLYYSQPMLGVLGPEIGASTRMVGWLPTLTQLGYALGILFLAPLGDRYDRKRIILIKAALLSLALLLSGAAPSISTLLAASFAIGLSATLAQDIVPAAATLAAPHQRGRTVGTVMTGLLLGILLSRVISGFVAEHFGWRTMFHAAALAAILLGLMLWRGLPAFAPTSRLPYAALLESIVQLWRKHPALRLAAVSQGLLSLAFSAFWSTLAVMLHAAPFNLGAGAAGAFGIAGAAGALAAPLAGRMADVHGPAMVSRVGAGLVAISFAVMAMMPTLSPHGALWLLGISTVGFDLGIQIALISHQTIVYALDAAARSRLNAVLMVGVFVGMALGGAMGSFALANFGWIGVTAVATVAAVAALILRLRPAKARARMPASESM, translated from the coding sequence ATGTCGACTATTCGCGAAACGCATGACAACCCCTCCACCCCTGCCCCCTTGTCCACCCCGCTGCTTCTGCTGCTCGCGATCGCGGCGGGCTTGAGCGTCGCTTCGCTGTACTACAGCCAGCCCATGCTGGGCGTACTCGGCCCGGAAATCGGCGCCAGCACGAGGATGGTAGGCTGGCTGCCGACCCTGACCCAGCTGGGCTACGCCCTGGGCATCCTGTTCCTGGCGCCCCTGGGCGACCGCTACGACCGCAAGCGCATCATCCTGATCAAGGCCGCCCTGTTGAGTCTCGCGCTGCTGTTGAGCGGAGCCGCACCGTCGATCAGTACGCTGTTGGCCGCGAGCTTCGCGATCGGCCTATCCGCCACCCTGGCGCAGGACATCGTTCCGGCGGCAGCCACGTTGGCGGCCCCCCATCAACGGGGCAGGACCGTCGGCACCGTGATGACGGGCCTGCTGCTGGGTATCCTGCTGTCGCGCGTGATCAGCGGTTTCGTCGCGGAGCACTTCGGATGGCGCACGATGTTCCACGCGGCTGCGTTGGCGGCCATCCTGCTTGGCCTGATGTTGTGGCGCGGCTTGCCCGCATTCGCACCCACCAGCCGGCTGCCTTACGCCGCGCTGCTGGAGTCCATCGTGCAGCTGTGGCGCAAGCATCCGGCGCTGCGCCTGGCCGCCGTGTCCCAGGGATTGCTGTCGCTTGCCTTCAGCGCCTTCTGGTCCACGCTGGCCGTCATGCTTCATGCGGCGCCCTTCAACCTGGGCGCCGGCGCGGCGGGCGCTTTCGGCATTGCCGGCGCGGCAGGCGCGCTCGCCGCGCCCCTGGCGGGCCGCATGGCGGACGTGCACGGCCCCGCCATGGTCAGCCGCGTCGGCGCCGGCCTGGTGGCCATTTCGTTTGCCGTGATGGCGATGATGCCCACGCTGTCGCCCCACGGGGCGCTGTGGCTGCTGGGCATCAGCACGGTGGGTTTCGACCTGGGCATCCAGATCGCGCTGATCTCGCATCAGACCATCGTGTACGCACTGGATGCCGCGGCTCGCAGCCGGCTCAACGCGGTCCTGATGGTGGGCGTATTCGTCGGCATGGCGCTGGGCGGCGCGATGGGTAGCTTTGCGTTGGCGAACTTCGGATGGATAGGCGTCACCGCGGTCGCAACGGTCGCCGCCGTCGCCGCGCTGATCCTGCGGCTGCGTCCTGCGAAGGCGCGCGCCAGGATGCCGGCGTCTGAATCGATGTGA